The genomic DNA TCGAGATAATCGCGCCGAGGTGCGTGAGCATCGCGTCGTCGGATTCGGACAGTGCCGCGAGCGCGCCCTGCACACCATCGATCAGATTCGCGGAATGCGACAGACGCCGGTGTTCGTTATTCACCTCCTCCCATTCGCCGGGCTGCGGCGCGAGCTTGTCGAGCTCGGCGAGCTGCCATGCGAGCCGTTCGCGTTCGAGCTGCAGTTCGCGGTCGCGCGACTGCGCGTGCTCGACGGCCTGCGCCGCATCGCGCCAGCCGCGCCACGCGCGCGACACGGCAGCGGCCACGTCGGCGAGCCCCGCATGCGTATCGAACAGCTCGCGCTGCGCGTCAGGGCGCATTAGCAATTGATGCGCATGCTGGCCGTGGATGTCGACCAGCATTTCGCCAAGCTCGCGCAACTGCGTAAGTGTTGCGACCGTGCCGTTGATGAAGGCCCGCGAGCGGCCGTTCGCATCGATCACGCGGCGCAGCAGGACGGTGCCGTCCTGCGCTTCGTCGTCTTCGGGCTGTGCGGCGAAAGCCTGCTCGTCGAGCCATTGGTCGACCAGCGTGTGCGTGTCGAATTCGGCGGTGATGTCGGCCCGTGTTTCGCCGGTGCGCACGACGCTCGCGTCGGCGCGCGCGCCGAGCGTCAGGGCAAGCGCGTCGATCAGGATCGACTTGCCGGCGCCGGTTTCACCGGAGAAGACCGTAAAGCCGCTGTCGAATTCGAGGTCGAGTGCGGCGACGATGACGAAATCGCGAATCGAGAGGTGGCGAAGCATGGAGTCGGCTTGTTTGTGGTGTCCGGCAGCGTGCGGGTTGGGTAGGGGAATTGTGCGGCGGTTCGTGAGGTTCGCGTCGATCCGGGCGATTCGTGCGGTCTGGCTGGTCCGGATGGTGCGGGATCGTCCTGAAGACTCACGGGATCAGTCGCTGTCTTCTTCATCGCTCTCATGCGACGGGTATTCGTTCCAGTGCAGCTTCTTGCGCAGCGTCGCGTAGTAGCTGTAGCCGACCGGATGCAGGAACGGCACCATATGGCGCGAGCGCCGCACCTCGATCGTGTCGTTCAGTTCGAGCGACGTGAACGACTGCATGTCGAAATTCACATTGACATCGCGGCCCGACACGATCTGGATGCTGACATTCGAATGGTCCGGAAGCACGATCGGCCGGTTCGACAGCGCATGCGGCGCGATCGGCACGAGCACGATGCCGTCGAGCTGCGGATGCAGGATCGGCCCGTTCGTCGAAAGCGCATAGGCGGTCGAACCGGTCGGCGTGGCGACGATCAGCCCGTCCGAGCGCTGGTTGTACATGAAGCGACCGTCCACCGACACGCGCAGTTCCACCATGCCCGACACGCCGCTGCGGTTCACGACCACGTCGTTGAACGCGAGCGCATGGTAGAGCGGCTCGCCCGCGCGCATGATGCGTGCCTCGAGCAGCGTACGCTCCTCGCGCTCGAAACTGCCGCCGAGCATCTGCACGACGATCTTCTGCATGTCCGAGATCGGGATGTCGGTGATAAAGCCCAGGCGCCCGTGGTTGATGCCAATCAACGGTGTCTTGTACGGCGCGAGCTGGCGGCCGATGCCGAGCATCGTGCCGTCGCCGCCGAGCACGACCGCGACGTCGGCGCGCGCGCCGATCTCCGCGGGCCGCAGCGCCGGATAGCCGGTGACGCCGATCTCCTGAGCGATCTGCGCTTCGAATACGACGTCGAACCCGCGTCTGGCGATGCAGGACGCGAGTTGAGTCAGCGGCTCGCCGATGCCGGGCGTCTGCGGGCGCCCGACGAGCGCAACGGTCTTGAACTGGCTGGTAACTTGCATGCTGGCATTACACCATAGCTGCGGGCCGAAAAGAACCGTCGCCCCGCGCCGGAGGAACGGGCGCGGCGGGCCGAAGGCGCGGTCGTGGCAGGCATCGGCGCGAGTGAGCGCCGCTGGCTTGCATGTAGCCGATTATCGTTAGAATGGTGAAGCGCTGATGACAACGGCTGGCGCTTGCCCTCGCAAGCGCGCGAGCGAGCACCTGCGCGGTGCGCTTCGCATGGCGCGGTGGCGCAATGCATTGCGGGGCGCGCGCTGCAGGTACGCTTAACGCTCGCGGCAGCGTCGTCATTGAGCTAAAATTTTTCGCCATGTTAGATCCTCGCGCACAAACCCTCCTCAAAACGCTGATCGAGCGGTATATCGCCGAAGGTCAGCCGGTCGGCTCGCGCACGTTGTCGCGGTTCTCCGGGCTTGAACTGAGCCCGGCCACCATCCGCAACGTGATGTCCGACCTCGAGGAGCTCGGTCTCGTCATCAGCCCGCATACGTCGGCTGGACGCATTCCGACGCCGCGCGGTTACCGGCTTTTCGTCGACACGATGCTGACCGTCGAATCGGTCGCCGACGAAGAGGCGGTCACACGGGCCGTCAAAAAGACGTTGCAGCCCGACACGCTGCAGACGGGCGAGCCGCAAAAAATCGTCGCGGCCGCGGCGAGCGTGCTGTCCAACCTTTCCCAATTCGCCGGCGTCGTGCTGACGCCGCGTCGCAGCCACGTATTCAAGCAGATCGAATTCATGCGTTTGTCCGACAAGCGCATTCTGCTCATCATCGTGACGCCCGAAGGCGACGTGCAGAACCGGATGATGGCGACGCAGCGCGACTATTCGCCGGCCGAACTCATCGAAGCGTCGAACTACATCAATGCGCATTTCGCCGGCCTGTCGTTCGACGAAGTGCGCCGCCGGTTGCGCGAAGAGATCGACCAGCTGCGCGGCGACATGACGACGCTGATGCATGCCGCGGTTACTGCGAGCACCGACGAAACCGATACCGGCGAAACTGTATTGATTTCGGGTGAACGCAAGCTGCTCGAAGTGGCCGACCTTTCCTCGGACATGGCGCGGCTGCGCAAGCTGTTCGATGTGTTCGACCAAAAGACCAGCCTCCTTCAATTGCTCGACGTATCGAGCCACGCCCAAGGCGTGCAGATTTTCATCGGCGGCGAGTCGAATCTCGTGCCGATTGAGGAAATGAGCGTGGTGACGGCGCCGTACGAAGTGAACGGTACGATCGTCGGCACGCTCGGCGTAATCGGACCGACACGCATGGCTTATAACCGCGTGATTCCGATTGTCGATATCACGGCGCGCCTGCTTTCGTTGACGCTGAGTCAGCAGTGAATCGGCAGTGAGCCAGCAGTGAATCGGCCAGTAGGTGCCTCCCTGTGCGGTATGCCGCACGTTTCCATGCATATACCTGCCTTCATGATGCTGCGTTGTGCGGTGCTTGCCAATCTGCCGAATGGCCAGGTTTCGGCCACGAACCGCGCCGCTATAATGGCCTTCACCTGAAACGTTGCCGCCTTCGATCGCATGGAGCGATCTCAGACGGTCTCGAGCGGCCGTACGCGCGCTCACCTTTGCCACATAGCCCTTTGCCTCTGCCCGTTATTTATGCGCTTTGATCTCGAGCGGCCACTGCAGTCTGCTGTCGCACACCGCGTCGCGGTTCTGCTGATCAACCTCGGTACGCCCGATGCACCGACGACGGGCGCGGTGCGGCGCTATCTCGCGCAGTTTCTGTCCGATCCGCGCGTGGTCGAAATTCCGGCGGCGCTATGGCAGATCATTCTTCGCACGGTGATCCTGCCGTTTCGCAGTCCCGCTTCGGCGAAGAAGTATGCAGCGGTATGGATGCCCGAAGGGTCGCCGCTCAGGGTCTACACCGAAAAGCAGGTGGAAGCGCTGCGCCAGTTATTGCACGCGAACGACTACACGGTGATCGTCGACTACGCGATGCGCTACGGCACGCCTGACATCCCGGCCATGTTGAATCAGCTGAAGCTGGCGGGCGCCGAGCGTGTATTGCTGATGCCGATGTATCCGCAATACTCGTCGTCGACCACCGCCACCGCTTTCGACGCGGCGTTCGGCGCGCTAAAGCGGATGCGCAATCAACTCGAAATCCGCACCGTGCGTCACTATGCGGATCATCCCGCGTATATCGCCGCGCTCGCGGCGCAGGTGAATCACTACTGGCATGTGCACGGGCGTCCGGATTTTGCGGCCGGGGACAAGCTGGTGTTGAGTTTTCACGGTGTGCCCAAACGTACGCTGGACCTGGGCGATCCCTACCACGAGCAGTGTCAGCAAACGGCAGCGCTGCTGATGCATGCGCTGGAACTGACACCGGTCGAGTGCCGCGTGACGTTTCAGTCCCGCTTCGGCAAGGCCGAATGGCTGCAGCCCTATACCGCGCCGACAGCCAAAGAACTCGGTGCGGCTGGTGTGCGTCGTATCGATGTGTTTTGTCCGGGCTTTACCGCCGACTGCCTCGAAACCATCGAGGAAATCGGCATGGAAGTGCGCGATGAATTCACGCACGCGGGCGGCAAGGAGTTTCACCGCATTGCTTGCCTCAATGCGTCGCCGGCCTGGATCGCCGCGCTTGGCGAGATCGTCGCGCAGCATCTGCAAGGGTGGCCCGTGCAGGAAAGTGCGCGGCAAGCGGCGGTCGCTCCGTGAGCGAAATGTGCGGGCATGCTACCTGCGCCGGTTATCGCGTAACCCGCTTCGTGTCCTGCGGCATGTCAAGACGCACGAGGCGTTTGAATGACTGATAGATGAACTACAAGATTTCGACTGAACCCGGCGCCCGGTTGCGCATCGATAAATGGTTGTGGGCGGCGCGCTTCTTCAAGACGCGGTCGCTCGCGGCAGATGCGGTCGAGAAGGGGCGGGTGCGTATCGGCGGTGCGAGCGTCAAACCCGCGAAGGACGTGCGGGTGGGCGACCTCGTCGAGATCGAAATCGAGCGGATCGTCTGGCAGGTGCAGGTACTGGGCGTGTGCGATGTGCGAGGGCCGGCGTCGGTCGCGCAGACGCTCTATGCCGAAACGGACGAGGGCCGGACCAAACGGCAAGCGGAACTCGAGCGGCGCAAGCACTTCCGGGAGCCGACGGCCACGTTGCACGGACGGCCGACGAAACGCGACCGGCGCGTTATCGACAAATTTTCAGGTGGGGATTGAACAGCGACTCCATCGTCGCGTGCACACCGCCGTATTCGGTGGTGTGATCGTTGACGGCGCCGGACATGCAGATGGTCGTGGTTCCCGCGATGAGCACCAAGGCGACCACCGATATTGCGAAGGTCAGTTTCACGGTACTCCCCTTGGAGATGCAAGACGGGAAACGGGCGGTTCACGGTGGTAAGCGATACGTCAGATTAGGGTAAACATGCCTTTTCCGACGTACTCAATGAGTTTAGGCCACTCGCGGATCGCACTCAATCTCAATATGATGACGGGCGAGTCATGGTTGTAACGGCGAGTTTCTCCCGTCATTTTTTGCCCCGTCGCGGTGCAAAAAGGGCTGGCGAACCGCTTGAAACCGGTGGCGCACAACCTCATCTGCACCGCTGTCGAGCAGTCAGCATGTTGTAGATTTGCAACGCCATTGCGCGCATACGAGCGGACCGGTAAAACGGCCGGTTCATGCGAAGCACCCGGCGACATGCGGGCCGCTTTAATAGTTTTAATTCTTTATCGACTTTCAGCGACATGGAAAACACGCAAGAGAAACCGACGAGCCAGAATCCCACGCCCGCCGACGATGCAGCGCGCCAGGCCGCCGATGCCGCCGCGCAGCAACCTGCGGGCGCCGCCAACGCCGCCAATGCCGATACCCAGGCAGCGGGCGGCGACGCCGCACTCGCTGAAGCGCAGGCGAAGGTCACCGAATTGCAGGAGAGCTTCCTCCGCGCGAAGGCCGAAACCGAAAACGTGCGTCGCCGCGCGCAGGAAGACATCGCGAAGGCGCACAAATTTGCGATCGAGAATTTCGCCGAACATCTGCTACCGGTCATCGATAGCCTCGAAGCGGCCGTCGCGCACTCGTCGGACGACCTCGCCAAGGTGCGCGAAGGCGTCGAACTGACGTTGCGCCAGCTGACGGGGGCGCTCGAAAAAGGGCGCGTGATGGCAATCAATCCGGTCGGCGAGAAGTTCGACCCGCATCGCCACCAGGCCATCTCGATGGTGCCGGCCGAGCAGGAAGCGAACACGGTCGTCGCCGTGCTGCAGAAGGGCTACGTCATTAACGACCGGGTGCTGCGCCCGGCGCTGGTCACGGTTGCGGCGCCGAAGTAAGCGCGGCGCCATTCCTTCCGGCGCTTTTATCCGGCTTTTTCATCCGGTATCCAACGCTTAACGCATTCCAGGTTCTTTGCATTCTCGCTTTATGGCCAGTATCCCTGTCGACCCGTCCGCCTTTGCCGCTTTCGATATGCAGGAACTGACCGCCGAAACGTTCGACGCCGGCCTTCAGGCGGCCGGTGACGAACTGGCGGTGGTGTTTTTCTGGGGCTTCGACTGCTTTAACTGCGAGATCGCGAAGAAAGCAATGCTCGCGAAGCCCGACGAGATCCGCGCGCTCGGTCTGCGCTGGTTTCACAGCAACGTGTACGAGCATCGCGAGCTGGGCCGCCGTTTCCTGCTGCATGGAGTGCCCACGTGGTTCTTCTTCCATCGGGGAAAGCGCCTTGGCCGCGCGACGGGCTGGCATGGCATCGCCCAGTTCGAAGCCGCTGTGGCAGCCGCCCGCGAGAAAATCCGCGCGGCGGAAAAGGATGACAGCGCGAGAAATAGTGAGGGCACCGGCGAGCGCATTGGCGATTGAAAAAAATTAAAGACCGTATCGTGTTCAAGGTCTTGAAAACGCTGCCAGCGCACTTATTTTGAGTGCAGGTATGAATTGAGGGGCGGGGCGACCGGCAGATAACGGCGTTCCCGCAGCGATCAAAGTCAGGAGATTAGTAAA from Paraburkholderia edwinii includes the following:
- a CDS encoding NAD kinase → MQVTSQFKTVALVGRPQTPGIGEPLTQLASCIARRGFDVVFEAQIAQEIGVTGYPALRPAEIGARADVAVVLGGDGTMLGIGRQLAPYKTPLIGINHGRLGFITDIPISDMQKIVVQMLGGSFEREERTLLEARIMRAGEPLYHALAFNDVVVNRSGVSGMVELRVSVDGRFMYNQRSDGLIVATPTGSTAYALSTNGPILHPQLDGIVLVPIAPHALSNRPIVLPDHSNVSIQIVSGRDVNVNFDMQSFTSLELNDTIEVRRSRHMVPFLHPVGYSYYATLRKKLHWNEYPSHESDEEDSD
- the hrcA gene encoding heat-inducible transcriptional repressor HrcA, encoding MLDPRAQTLLKTLIERYIAEGQPVGSRTLSRFSGLELSPATIRNVMSDLEELGLVISPHTSAGRIPTPRGYRLFVDTMLTVESVADEEAVTRAVKKTLQPDTLQTGEPQKIVAAAASVLSNLSQFAGVVLTPRRSHVFKQIEFMRLSDKRILLIIVTPEGDVQNRMMATQRDYSPAELIEASNYINAHFAGLSFDEVRRRLREEIDQLRGDMTTLMHAAVTASTDETDTGETVLISGERKLLEVADLSSDMARLRKLFDVFDQKTSLLQLLDVSSHAQGVQIFIGGESNLVPIEEMSVVTAPYEVNGTIVGTLGVIGPTRMAYNRVIPIVDITARLLSLTLSQQ
- the hemH gene encoding ferrochelatase, with the protein product MRFDLERPLQSAVAHRVAVLLINLGTPDAPTTGAVRRYLAQFLSDPRVVEIPAALWQIILRTVILPFRSPASAKKYAAVWMPEGSPLRVYTEKQVEALRQLLHANDYTVIVDYAMRYGTPDIPAMLNQLKLAGAERVLLMPMYPQYSSSTTATAFDAAFGALKRMRNQLEIRTVRHYADHPAYIAALAAQVNHYWHVHGRPDFAAGDKLVLSFHGVPKRTLDLGDPYHEQCQQTAALLMHALELTPVECRVTFQSRFGKAEWLQPYTAPTAKELGAAGVRRIDVFCPGFTADCLETIEEIGMEVRDEFTHAGGKEFHRIACLNASPAWIAALGEIVAQHLQGWPVQESARQAAVAP
- a CDS encoding RNA-binding S4 domain-containing protein gives rise to the protein MNYKISTEPGARLRIDKWLWAARFFKTRSLAADAVEKGRVRIGGASVKPAKDVRVGDLVEIEIERIVWQVQVLGVCDVRGPASVAQTLYAETDEGRTKRQAELERRKHFREPTATLHGRPTKRDRRVIDKFSGGD
- the grpE gene encoding nucleotide exchange factor GrpE; the encoded protein is MENTQEKPTSQNPTPADDAARQAADAAAQQPAGAANAANADTQAAGGDAALAEAQAKVTELQESFLRAKAETENVRRRAQEDIAKAHKFAIENFAEHLLPVIDSLEAAVAHSSDDLAKVREGVELTLRQLTGALEKGRVMAINPVGEKFDPHRHQAISMVPAEQEANTVVAVLQKGYVINDRVLRPALVTVAAPK
- a CDS encoding thioredoxin family protein, whose product is MASIPVDPSAFAAFDMQELTAETFDAGLQAAGDELAVVFFWGFDCFNCEIAKKAMLAKPDEIRALGLRWFHSNVYEHRELGRRFLLHGVPTWFFFHRGKRLGRATGWHGIAQFEAAVAAAREKIRAAEKDDSARNSEGTGERIGD